The sequence below is a genomic window from Halarchaeum grantii.
TCCTCCTCGAGTTCCTCCACGGACGGGCTGTTCCAGTAGTCGTGGTCATCGCCGTACGCCCGGAAGCAGGCGGCCGGGTGGTCGTCCTCGCTCGACCCCTCAAGCGTGGGGTCCTGTTGCTTGCAGACCTCGCGCGCCTCCGGACAGCGCGTGTGGAAGCGACAACCCTCCGGCGGGTTCGTCGGGTCCGGGATGTCGATGTCCCGAATCGGCGGCTCCTGAACCCGCGTCGCGTCCGTCTCCAAACTCGGCGTCGCCCACTTCAGCACCTTCGCGTACGGGTGCTTGGGGTTCTGGAGCACCTCGTCGACCGGGCCGATCTCGACGAGCCGACCGAGGTACATGATGCCGATGCGACCGCCCGTCTTCTTCGTCAGGTAGCGGGCGTTCGAGAGGTTGTGGCTGATGAACAGGTAGGAGGTGTTGAACTGGTCCTGCAGTTCGAGCATCAGGTCCATCATGTCGACGCGCAGACTCACGTCGAGCGCGCTCACGGCCTCGTCCGCGAGGATGAGGTCCGGGTTCATCAGCAGCGCGCGGATGAGCGCGACGCGCTGTTGCTCGCCGCCCGAGAGCTGGTGCGGATAGCGGCCCGCGTAGTCCTCGGCGGGCTTCATGCCGACGCGCGCGAGCATCCCGTGGATGCGCGCCACGCGGTCCTCGGCCGTCATGTCCGGCTGCCACGTCTTCAGCGGGCGTTCGAGGATGCTCACGACGCGGCGGTTGGGGTTCAGCGAGCTTCCCGGGTCCTGATGGATGATCTGGAGCGCGCGGCGGATCTCGTCGAACGGGATGTCGACGTCGCCGTCCTTGTCGCGGGCCTTCCAGACGTCCTGCCCGCGATACTTCACGGCGCCACCGGTGGGGCGCTGGAGGCCGATCGCCGTCTTCCCGAGCGTCGTCTTCCCACAGCCGGATTCGCCGATCAGGGCGACGATCTCGTTCTCGCCGATGTCGAGGTCGACGCCGTCGACCGCCTGCACGACGTCGGGGTCGGAGAAGAGTCCGCCCTGGTTCTCGAAGTGAACTTCGACGTCTTCGAGCGAGACGACGGGTTCGTCGGCGTTACTCATCGACACGCACCCCCTCGATGTGCAGCGGCACTTCCTCTGGAACCTGCTCCCAGTAGTGACACGCCGAGGCGTGGACGACTTCGTTCGACTCCGCGTCTTCGTTCGTGATCATCATGTCTGGGTCGTTCGTCTCGCAGAACTCGTCGGCGAGCGGGCACCGCGAGTGGTACGAACAGCCGGTCGGGACGTTCACCGGGTCCGGGCTCTCGCCTCTGATCGGCTCCATGTGCTCGACCGGCGTCTCCAAGTTCGGCGTCGAGTTGATGAGCGCGCGCGTGTACGGGTGGTGGCCGTCGTTGATGATGTCGTCCGCGGTGCCGACCTCGACGAACTCGAAGGCGTAGAGGACGGCGATGCGGTTCGCGAGCCCCGCCGCGAGCTCGAGGTCGTGCGTGATGAACACCATCGTGAGGTTGTACTCGTCGCGGAGCTCGGAGAGCAACGCGATGATGGAGCGCTGCATCAGGAGGTCGAGCGCGGCCGTCGGCTCGTCCATCACGAGCACTTCGGGTTCGAGGACGAGCGAGAGCGCGATGAGCGCGCGCTGCTTCATCCCCCCGGAGAGCTCGTGCGGGTAGGCGTTGAGGATGCGCTCCGGGTCGAGGTAGACGTTGTTGATGAGTTCGCGTGCGCGCTCCATGCCCTCCCCTTTCGGGACGTCGTGGGCTTTGAGCGTCTCCTCGAAGTGCTTCCCGATGGACATCGTGGGGTTCCACGAGTCCATCGCGCCCTGGAAGACCATCGAGATGTCCTCCCAGCGCATCTGTCGGAGTTCCTCCTCGCTCTGGTCGAGGACGTCGACCGGCTCGCCGTCCTCCGGATAGAACGTGATGTCGCCGGTGGTGATGCCGGGTTCGGGGACGGCGTCGAGGAGTGCGGACGCGAACATCGACTTCCCGCTCCCGGACTCGCCGACGACCCCGAGGATCTCCCCGCGCTCGATGGACATGTCGACTTCGTTCAGCACGCGCGATTCACCACGGTCGAGGTCGAAGAGGGCGCTGAGGTCCTCCGCCTCGATGATGGTGTCCGATTCGGCGTCCGTGTAGATCGGTAGGTGTTGTGTCTGGTGACTCATGGTTCAGAACATCCCCTTGGTTTCGCCCGAGTCCGCGTCGCCGCTCGACTTCGAGGGGCCGCCGCCGGCGTGGCGAGCGCGGACGCGCGGGTTGAACAGGCGGTCGGTTCCCTGCGCGAAGAGGATGAGTCCGAAGACGAGCAGGATTATCGTGATCATCGGGAAGATGAGCCAGTACGCGGTGTCCCACGTGTAGAGCGCGCCGGCGGTCGAGTACGCCCGGCTCATCATGACGCCCCAGTTCGGCTTCGACGTCGGCAGGAGGCCGAGGAAGTAGAGGCCGACCGAGGAGAAGATGACGTTGCGCGCCGCCTGCACGAAGTTGACGACGACGTACGGCATCAGGTTCGGGAGGATGTCCTCCCGGATGATGGTGCTCGTCGGCACGCCGATGGTACGCGAGGCCTCGATGTAGGACTCCTCGCGGATGGTGAGCACCTGCGAGCGGATGGAACGCGCGAGCCCCGCCCACGCGTTGATGGTGAGGACGATACCGATGACGATGGGGCTCTTCGGCTGGAGGAGCACGGAGAGGACGATGACGAGCGGGAGGCCCGGAATTGTCATCGCGATGTCCGTGATCGTCATGAGCACTTGGTCGACGGTGCCGCGCTTGTAGCCGGAGAGCGTCCCGACGGCCGTCGCGACGGCGATGGCGAAGACGGCACCGGAGGCGATCATCTGGAGCATGAACGGCGTCGCGTGGACGATCTGCCCGAGGATGCCGCGACCGAGGTTGTCGGTGCCGAGCGGGAACTGCCAGTTCGTGAACGGCCCGACGTAGCGCGGGCCGGCGCCGATCGTCGGCTCGGGGACGAGCATGACGCCGACCGTCCCCATCAGGATGTAGAGGAGGACGATGAGCGAGCCGATACGAACCCGCCAGTCGGACCACGCGATGCGCGCGGAGGCGAACAGCCACGTCTCGAGCCACCGCATGTAGCGGTCACGGCGAGTGACCTCGGTGTCCGACTCGGCGTCGAATATCGAGGCGTCCGCGTCCGTCTCAGCGTCTGTGGGTGTCTCAGTAGGACTCATTGTTATCACCACCAGCCCGTGGGTCGATGAAGCCGTACGTCACGTCGGCGACGAACACGCCGATGACGACGGTGATCGTGATGACGATGAACCCGCCCATCATCAGCGGGTAGTCCCGAGCGCCGATGGACTGGTAGAGGTAGTAGCCGACGCCGGGGTAGCGGAAGATCTGTTCGAGGATGACGGAGCCGCCGAAGATGAACCCGATGGAGATCAGCAGTCCGGTGTACATCGGGAGGATGGCGTTCCGACCGACGTACCAGAGCGAGATACGCCGGGAGGGGAGACCGCGCAGTTGCGCGACGCGGAGGTAGTCCTCCCCGAGCACGCGAATGGAGTTCCCGCGCATCGTGAGCGCCCACCCGCCGAAGCCGGTGATGACGAGGGACGCGATCGGGAGCGCGGCGTGGTGGAGGACGCCCGCGATGAACGCGTAGTTGAACCCGACGATCGTCTCGGTGTTCATGCGGCCGCCCGTCGGGAACCACTGGAGCTGGTAGCCGAGAACGTAGACCAGCAGGATACCCGCGACGTAGTAGGGGATCGAGTTGAGCAGGATGCCGACGATGGTCGACCCGAGGTCGATGCGTTCGCCCTCGTTGTACGCCATGACGGCGCCGAGGACGATGCCGATGGCGAACATCAAGAGGATGGAGACGACCATCACGAGGAGCGTCCACGGGAGCGCGTTCGCGATGATGTCCGAAACCGGCTGGTTGTAGACGACGGAGCGCCCGAAGTCACCGGAGAGCACCGCAGTCATGTAGTCGATGTACTGCTGGAGCACCGG
It includes:
- a CDS encoding oligopeptide/dipeptide ABC transporter ATP-binding protein; the encoded protein is MSNADEPVVSLEDVEVHFENQGGLFSDPDVVQAVDGVDLDIGENEIVALIGESGCGKTTLGKTAIGLQRPTGGAVKYRGQDVWKARDKDGDVDIPFDEIRRALQIIHQDPGSSLNPNRRVVSILERPLKTWQPDMTAEDRVARIHGMLARVGMKPAEDYAGRYPHQLSGGEQQRVALIRALLMNPDLILADEAVSALDVSLRVDMMDLMLELQDQFNTSYLFISHNLSNARYLTKKTGGRIGIMYLGRLVEIGPVDEVLQNPKHPYAKVLKWATPSLETDATRVQEPPIRDIDIPDPTNPPEGCRFHTRCPEAREVCKQQDPTLEGSSEDDHPAACFRAYGDDHDYWNSPSVEELEEETTEGGEGATTAD
- a CDS encoding ABC transporter ATP-binding protein, yielding MSHQTQHLPIYTDAESDTIIEAEDLSALFDLDRGESRVLNEVDMSIERGEILGVVGESGSGKSMFASALLDAVPEPGITTGDITFYPEDGEPVDVLDQSEEELRQMRWEDISMVFQGAMDSWNPTMSIGKHFEETLKAHDVPKGEGMERARELINNVYLDPERILNAYPHELSGGMKQRALIALSLVLEPEVLVMDEPTAALDLLMQRSIIALLSELRDEYNLTMVFITHDLELAAGLANRIAVLYAFEFVEVGTADDIINDGHHPYTRALINSTPNLETPVEHMEPIRGESPDPVNVPTGCSYHSRCPLADEFCETNDPDMMITNEDAESNEVVHASACHYWEQVPEEVPLHIEGVRVDE
- a CDS encoding ABC transporter permease, translating into MSPTETPTDAETDADASIFDAESDTEVTRRDRYMRWLETWLFASARIAWSDWRVRIGSLIVLLYILMGTVGVMLVPEPTIGAGPRYVGPFTNWQFPLGTDNLGRGILGQIVHATPFMLQMIASGAVFAIAVATAVGTLSGYKRGTVDQVLMTITDIAMTIPGLPLVIVLSVLLQPKSPIVIGIVLTINAWAGLARSIRSQVLTIREESYIEASRTIGVPTSTIIREDILPNLMPYVVVNFVQAARNVIFSSVGLYFLGLLPTSKPNWGVMMSRAYSTAGALYTWDTAYWLIFPMITIILLVFGLILFAQGTDRLFNPRVRARHAGGGPSKSSGDADSGETKGMF
- a CDS encoding ABC transporter permease → MANRITKRVAQALLTVVVVITLTFGMIRLMPGGPMDYLKAQLIQSSSGSVDMQRINALVQAYTNINPEKPVLQQYIDYMTAVLSGDFGRSVVYNQPVSDIIANALPWTLLVMVVSILLMFAIGIVLGAVMAYNEGERIDLGSTIVGILLNSIPYYVAGILLVYVLGYQLQWFPTGGRMNTETIVGFNYAFIAGVLHHAALPIASLVITGFGGWALTMRGNSIRVLGEDYLRVAQLRGLPSRRISLWYVGRNAILPMYTGLLISIGFIFGGSVILEQIFRYPGVGYYLYQSIGARDYPLMMGGFIVITITVVIGVFVADVTYGFIDPRAGGDNNESY